In Kiloniellales bacterium, the DNA window TTTTCGAGCAGGCCGAAAACCGGCTCCATACCATCAAGGCGGTGATGGTCGCCACCCTCGCCGGCTAGAGCACGATGATATGAGGTCGAATCGACCTCATGTCTGAATCGTGCTCTCAACCGCTTTAGGTCCGGACAGAGCCGTCTTTCGGCCGCGCCGCCAGACCTTGCGCGAGATCAAGGCGGAGGTGGATCGCCGCCTGCGAGGCTTTCGACCTGGATCTTGACCTTCACCTTAAATAAGGGAAAACAGCGGCTATATATCCGGTAGGACGGCGTCAGGCGGCGAGTTCGGCCTGGCTTGAGGAATCTCCAGGGAGAGCGGCGGAAATGACAACGTTCAACGATCGAGAGAAGGCTTTCGAGGACAAGTACAAGCACGACCAGGAGCTGCAGTTCAAGGTCGAGGTCCGGCGCAACAAGATGCTCGGCCTCTGGGTTGCGGAGCTCATTGGGCTGCAGGGTGCTGACGCCGAAGCCTACGCCAAGGAAGTGGTCGCCTCCGACTTCGAGGAGCCGGGTGATGCCGATGTCGTGCGCAAGGTCCTGGGCGACCTCGAGGCCAAGGGCCAGGAGATGACCGAGCACCGGCTGCGCAAGAAGATGGACGAGCTGCTCCTCTCGGCGAAGCAGCAGGTGATGTCCGAGTAGGGCCGGCCGCCGCGGCGGCCAGCACACTAGCGGGCGCGCCGTTCCGCGGCCGCTTCGGCGTGCTCTGCGAACACCCTGGAGAAGATCGCGTCCACGTGGCGGCGATGCCGCGAGAGGTCGAAACAGGCCTCCAGCTCGGCGGGATCAAGACGTTCCGCAACCACCGGATCGGCGCCGAGCAGGTCCTTCAGGTGGCCCTCGCCTTTCCAGACCCGCATGGCCGCGTCCTGCACGATCCGGTAGGCCTCCTCCCGGCTGATCCCGGCCTGGGTCAGGGCCAGCAGCACCGCCTGGGAATGCACCAGGCCACCCAGCAGCTCCAGGTTCCGGACCATGTTTTCCGGGTAGACGACCAGCCTCTCCACCACCCCGGCCAGGCGGGCCAGGGCGAAGTCCAGCGCGATGGTCGCGTCTGGCCCGAAGACCCGCTCGACCGAGGAATGGGATATGTCCCGCTCGTGCCACAGCGCGACGTTCTCCAGCGCCGGGACTACCGCCGCCCGGACCACCCGCGCCAGGCCGGTCAGGTTCTCGGTCAGGATCGGGTTGCGCTTGTGGGGCATCGCCGAGGAGCCTTTCTGGCCCGGCGCGAAGTACTCCTCGGCCTCGCGGACCTCGCTGCGCTGCAGGTGCCGGATCTCGGTCGCCAGGTTCTCGATCGAGCTGGCGATCACGCCGAGGACCGCAAAGAACAGGGCGTGGCGATCCCGGGGGATCACCTGAGTCGAGACCGGCTCCGGCGCCAGCCCGAGCTTCTCGGCGACGTGAGCCTCGACCCGAGGGTCAACGTTGGCGAAGGTCCCGACCGCACCGGAAATCGCGCAGGTCGCGATCTCCTCGCGCGCCCGGACCAGGCGCGCGCGTCCGCGGGCGAAGGCGGCGTAGTGGCCGGC includes these proteins:
- the purB gene encoding adenylosuccinate lyase; the protein is MIPRYSRPEMARIWEPENRFRIWFEIEAHACDAQANLGVIPKEAAKAVWERGRFEIARIDEIERETRHDVIAFLTNLAEHVGPEARFLHQGMTSSDVLDTCLAVQLAQASDLLLADLDRLLEALKSRALEHRDSLCLGRSHGIHAEPTTFGLKLAGHYAAFARGRARLVRAREEIATCAISGAVGTFANVDPRVEAHVAEKLGLAPEPVSTQVIPRDRHALFFAVLGVIASSIENLATEIRHLQRSEVREAEEYFAPGQKGSSAMPHKRNPILTENLTGLARVVRAAVVPALENVALWHERDISHSSVERVFGPDATIALDFALARLAGVVERLVVYPENMVRNLELLGGLVHSQAVLLALTQAGISREEAYRIVQDAAMRVWKGEGHLKDLLGADPVVAERLDPAELEACFDLSRHRRHVDAIFSRVFAEHAEAAAERRAR
- a CDS encoding DUF1476 domain-containing protein is translated as MTTFNDREKAFEDKYKHDQELQFKVEVRRNKMLGLWVAELIGLQGADAEAYAKEVVASDFEEPGDADVVRKVLGDLEAKGQEMTEHRLRKKMDELLLSAKQQVMSE